One Gimesia aquarii DNA segment encodes these proteins:
- a CDS encoding neutral/alkaline non-lysosomal ceramidase N-terminal domain-containing protein, with the protein MLKMSVTRFFVVAILLSSFISVLYAENQSTYLVGVAKIDITPEYPVLLSGYASRSTELISRVEQQLWARAIAVKNEQGQPHVLIAVDNCGVPASVTKAVVANLKQKYKINAENVVISSTHTHSAPMLNGVLHNLYMKDLSPEELARIDRYTQELVTSLVQVAEKAIKDAQPSILEWGISVADFAKNRRLITGPKDHSLPILHVKSIEGQSRAILVNYACHCTTLGGVPFMSGDWAGCAVEGIESDTPGCMGMVVIGCGADQNPKIRGDDQGAARVNGQVIAKGVRQRLKTELTRISGNLIATNKELVLPLDTPPTREEWEEQKNKKGITGYFARKNLRRLKQGQALTDKIVYPVTSWVFGNDLAMVFLGGEVVVDYSLALKQTHGAKIWVTAYSNDVPCYIPSERVLQEGGYEGRNAMVWYDLPASLAPGLEKKILDEVDRQLPASFRAEVDVSQTGGKRPLSPAESISRMNYADNLKVELVAAEPLVIDPVAIEFGPDGKLWVVEMRDYPLGIDGNMKPGGVVKYLEDLDQDGVYDKATVFLEGLAFPTGLMVWKKGVLVCAAPDVIYAEDTSGDGKADVQRKILTGFATHNFQARVNSLVPGLDNWVYASGGLFGGIIKSFNGQTVNVTNRDFRFQPETGELEPVSGRSQQGRVRDDWGNWFGCRNGSLCLHYPVTESYFRKNPFVVSPPPEVSVPQGSHRSELFPVGELVQFHLSGPRGRPTSVCGLGLYRDRKLGDDFYGNAFLCEPVNQLVHRMLVHPKGVSFAGERAAEEQDRDFLTSTDNWFRPVQARMSPDGTVMIVDMYRYLIEHPKWLSPEAVAKLNVRAGETRGRIYRISRKDQERIPAPNLKKLSSVELANLLKSSNGTLRDMVQQELLLRSASETIPIIKSIAVNADLPESRVQALSSLEGLQALDSDLLLSRINDPVAGVRREVVRLSEPFLNKSNELANAVLERTKNERNLSVILQLAYSLGELKGDVATQGLLKLMRDHSANVYIRSAVLTSFEPDRLAPAITVLIPQISSKPKLLPVYEALLAMAIATKDKATLKTILECMLEGTVKNQELQLWEWDSLSQILRGLNHEKVNEDAAVHQQVQLLRERASQLISDHQSHEKYRIGAIEFVMSAGQSLEDIGLISDLLSPQTPLKIQVAALCSLINTQNSSAIQTVLKNWKQYTPALRVEVLDQLLSRESTTVELLKSIEQKLIQPAQIDLTNRDKLTKHKSPEISQRARKIFSVATSASRAAVLKQYQSIDLKQGNIQRGSVVFEKQCAACHRLNGKGHVVGPDLAALTDQSKSFLLTSLLDPNKAVDGRYASYLAVTYEGMIHTGILVSEQSNSITLKGQKGKVQTILRTQLEELQNTGKSLMPEGLEREISLEAMADLLVFLQENSSSIKYKYVGAVKPDAAYPDDPNKPKLVNQSTGSARFNDGQWVGFRFAGTQPQSGIDFDLGKKIPIRSLKIVYGVNHEPGTIHAPASVLISFSNNGEQYGNHLKFSGFDNHPDGLGLYGIDGRTVEINLPQQQSRFVRIKFQGKKGWVFLSEISVDSHAADTLSQAVPVSSGEVKPKTVPVDPVAKIKSLVASVKVGTVDEYREIPEIWRTAIALGKRNQVDEIRKLLEASLPEKGGALQRWQAVVIGGGIINGITIAGDWPRARIETILKDDAKLAARWKQALLQSVKMADDPKIKSGTRYDALRMIAMLDFKSCKAQLKKYLANSKQAELQMGAVSGLGDIDCEASTLLLINAVPELNQRNRKLALEALLRTENRARALLNATQMQKITAKMIDATVQKLLIEHSNEEIQKQAKQLFD; encoded by the coding sequence ATGTTGAAGATGAGTGTAACCCGTTTTTTTGTAGTAGCAATTTTACTATCTAGTTTCATTTCCGTCCTATATGCAGAAAATCAAAGCACTTACTTGGTAGGTGTCGCCAAGATTGATATCACTCCAGAATATCCTGTATTGCTGAGTGGTTACGCATCACGCAGTACCGAGTTGATTTCGCGCGTGGAGCAGCAGTTGTGGGCCCGTGCGATCGCAGTTAAAAATGAGCAGGGGCAACCACATGTTCTGATCGCTGTCGATAATTGTGGGGTTCCTGCATCAGTCACGAAAGCAGTTGTCGCGAATCTGAAACAGAAATACAAAATTAATGCTGAAAACGTTGTGATCAGTTCCACACATACGCATTCCGCTCCGATGCTCAATGGAGTCCTGCATAATTTGTATATGAAGGATCTTTCACCAGAGGAATTAGCCCGTATTGATCGATACACACAAGAACTCGTTACCTCACTCGTTCAGGTCGCAGAGAAAGCGATTAAAGACGCTCAGCCTTCCATATTAGAATGGGGCATAAGTGTTGCAGACTTTGCTAAAAACCGTCGGCTGATTACAGGTCCTAAAGATCACAGTCTACCAATTCTGCATGTGAAAAGCATTGAGGGGCAATCACGAGCGATTCTGGTAAATTATGCCTGTCATTGTACGACGTTGGGAGGAGTTCCTTTCATGTCCGGTGACTGGGCTGGGTGTGCCGTCGAGGGGATTGAATCAGATACTCCAGGCTGTATGGGAATGGTAGTAATTGGTTGTGGGGCTGATCAGAATCCAAAAATTAGAGGCGATGATCAAGGAGCCGCGCGGGTAAATGGTCAGGTTATTGCAAAAGGTGTAAGGCAACGCCTCAAAACAGAATTGACCAGAATTTCAGGAAATCTCATCGCTACGAATAAAGAGTTGGTGCTTCCATTAGATACCCCTCCAACACGAGAAGAATGGGAAGAGCAGAAAAATAAAAAAGGAATCACAGGATACTTTGCGCGTAAGAACCTTCGACGGCTCAAACAGGGGCAGGCTTTAACTGATAAAATTGTTTATCCAGTGACCTCTTGGGTCTTTGGTAATGACCTGGCAATGGTTTTTCTGGGTGGCGAAGTAGTCGTTGATTATTCTCTGGCGCTTAAACAAACGCATGGTGCAAAGATTTGGGTTACGGCTTATTCGAACGATGTGCCTTGTTACATTCCGTCTGAACGTGTTTTACAGGAAGGTGGCTATGAGGGTCGGAACGCGATGGTCTGGTATGATTTACCGGCGTCACTTGCGCCAGGTTTAGAGAAAAAAATTCTAGACGAGGTTGATCGACAGCTACCAGCTTCATTTCGTGCAGAAGTGGATGTCAGCCAAACTGGTGGTAAACGACCCTTGAGTCCTGCCGAATCGATCTCCCGTATGAATTATGCCGATAATCTTAAGGTAGAACTTGTAGCCGCAGAGCCTCTTGTAATTGACCCCGTCGCAATTGAATTCGGTCCCGATGGAAAGCTTTGGGTAGTCGAGATGCGTGATTATCCACTTGGTATTGATGGGAATATGAAACCGGGAGGGGTCGTCAAGTATCTGGAAGATCTGGATCAAGATGGAGTCTACGACAAAGCCACTGTTTTTTTAGAAGGGCTTGCTTTCCCTACCGGGTTGATGGTTTGGAAAAAAGGAGTTCTCGTTTGTGCCGCGCCCGATGTGATCTATGCTGAAGATACAAGCGGCGATGGAAAAGCTGACGTTCAGCGTAAAATCTTAACCGGATTCGCTACACATAATTTTCAAGCACGCGTCAACAGCTTGGTTCCCGGACTTGATAACTGGGTTTATGCTTCAGGTGGCTTGTTTGGTGGAATCATAAAGTCGTTCAATGGTCAGACTGTTAATGTTACGAATCGCGATTTTCGCTTTCAGCCGGAGACGGGAGAATTGGAACCCGTGAGTGGACGTTCTCAACAGGGGCGGGTTCGAGACGACTGGGGAAACTGGTTTGGCTGCCGTAACGGGAGTCTCTGTTTGCATTATCCAGTGACTGAATCATATTTTCGAAAGAATCCGTTTGTCGTTTCTCCTCCGCCAGAAGTCTCCGTTCCTCAGGGGAGTCATCGGAGTGAGCTCTTTCCTGTGGGGGAACTGGTGCAATTCCATTTAAGCGGACCACGCGGACGTCCTACATCAGTCTGTGGTCTAGGACTCTATCGTGACCGTAAACTGGGAGATGATTTCTATGGTAATGCTTTCCTTTGTGAACCTGTCAATCAATTAGTACATCGGATGTTAGTTCATCCGAAAGGTGTCAGTTTTGCTGGTGAGCGTGCTGCGGAAGAGCAAGATCGCGATTTTTTGACTTCAACCGATAACTGGTTTCGTCCCGTGCAGGCGCGCATGAGTCCTGATGGAACGGTAATGATCGTTGATATGTACCGCTATTTAATTGAACACCCGAAGTGGCTTTCCCCCGAAGCAGTCGCCAAACTCAACGTACGAGCTGGCGAGACGCGAGGCAGAATCTATCGAATCAGTCGCAAAGATCAAGAACGGATACCTGCACCGAATCTCAAAAAGCTATCTTCAGTAGAATTAGCGAATCTGTTGAAATCAAGTAATGGTACATTACGTGATATGGTACAGCAGGAACTGCTTCTACGATCTGCTTCGGAAACAATTCCAATCATCAAATCTATTGCAGTAAATGCAGACTTACCCGAGTCCAGGGTACAAGCATTAAGCAGTTTGGAAGGACTACAGGCATTAGATTCAGATTTGTTATTGTCACGGATTAATGATCCTGTTGCTGGTGTTCGCAGAGAGGTTGTTCGTTTATCAGAACCGTTCTTGAACAAGTCAAATGAATTGGCAAATGCCGTTCTGGAGCGAACTAAGAATGAGAGAAATTTATCGGTAATCTTACAGTTGGCTTACTCGTTAGGTGAATTAAAAGGGGACGTAGCGACACAAGGTTTGTTAAAATTAATGAGAGACCATTCTGCAAATGTATATATCAGGTCGGCAGTATTGACGAGTTTCGAACCAGATCGCTTAGCACCTGCGATCACAGTTCTGATTCCCCAAATCAGCAGTAAACCAAAATTATTACCGGTTTACGAAGCACTCTTGGCGATGGCGATCGCCACAAAGGATAAAGCGACACTGAAAACAATTTTAGAGTGCATGTTAGAAGGTACTGTGAAAAATCAGGAGCTTCAATTATGGGAATGGGATTCTCTTTCGCAAATCTTAAGGGGACTCAATCACGAGAAAGTCAATGAAGATGCGGCTGTTCATCAGCAAGTGCAGCTATTACGCGAGCGTGCCAGCCAGTTAATATCAGATCATCAGAGTCATGAGAAATATCGGATTGGTGCGATAGAATTTGTAATGAGCGCAGGTCAGAGTCTGGAAGATATTGGATTGATTTCGGACTTGCTTTCCCCTCAGACTCCTCTAAAGATTCAAGTTGCTGCTCTGTGCAGTTTGATCAATACACAGAATTCTTCTGCCATACAAACTGTCCTCAAAAACTGGAAACAGTATACTCCTGCCTTGCGAGTAGAAGTGCTAGACCAATTACTTTCACGAGAGAGTACCACCGTTGAATTATTAAAGAGCATCGAACAGAAACTCATTCAACCTGCTCAGATTGATTTAACGAATCGTGATAAACTAACTAAACACAAAAGCCCTGAGATCAGCCAGCGCGCCAGGAAAATATTTTCTGTAGCAACCAGTGCCAGTCGGGCTGCCGTTCTTAAGCAATATCAATCAATTGATCTGAAGCAGGGAAACATACAACGTGGGAGTGTTGTGTTTGAGAAGCAGTGTGCTGCCTGCCATCGCTTAAATGGAAAAGGTCATGTGGTAGGGCCAGATCTGGCTGCGTTGACGGATCAATCAAAATCCTTTTTGCTGACATCGTTATTAGATCCTAATAAAGCCGTCGATGGTCGCTACGCCTCGTATCTGGCTGTGACTTATGAAGGGATGATTCATACCGGGATTCTCGTATCCGAGCAAAGTAATAGCATTACTTTGAAAGGCCAGAAAGGAAAAGTACAAACGATTCTCAGAACGCAACTTGAAGAATTGCAGAATACGGGTAAATCTTTGATGCCAGAAGGCCTGGAACGTGAAATCTCACTGGAAGCAATGGCAGATTTATTAGTATTTCTTCAGGAAAACAGTTCTTCTATAAAATACAAATATGTCGGAGCCGTGAAACCTGATGCCGCTTATCCTGATGATCCGAATAAGCCGAAGCTCGTCAATCAGTCAACGGGATCAGCACGATTTAATGATGGTCAATGGGTTGGGTTCCGATTTGCCGGCACACAGCCTCAATCAGGCATCGACTTTGATCTCGGAAAGAAAATACCAATTCGTTCTTTAAAGATTGTCTATGGAGTCAATCATGAGCCGGGCACCATTCATGCCCCCGCTTCGGTTTTGATTTCTTTCAGCAATAATGGTGAGCAATATGGAAACCATCTCAAATTTTCTGGATTTGATAACCATCCTGACGGTTTAGGACTTTACGGAATCGATGGCCGTACTGTTGAGATTAATCTTCCACAACAGCAGTCTCGCTTTGTCCGTATTAAATTTCAAGGTAAGAAAGGGTGGGTTTTTCTCTCTGAAATCTCCGTTGACAGTCATGCAGCGGATACCCTGAGTCAAGCCGTTCCCGTTAGTTCTGGAGAAGTGAAGCCAAAGACGGTTCCCGTAGACCCGGTTGCAAAAATTAAGTCGCTTGTTGCCAGTGTCAAGGTTGGTACAGTTGATGAATACCGCGAGATACCTGAAATTTGGCGAACAGCGATTGCATTAGGTAAACGAAATCAGGTTGATGAAATTCGTAAGTTACTCGAAGCATCGTTGCCTGAAAAGGGAGGGGCTTTGCAACGTTGGCAGGCTGTTGTGATTGGAGGAGGAATTATCAATGGAATCACGATAGCCGGAGATTGGCCTCGTGCACGTATCGAAACAATTTTAAAAGATGACGCGAAACTGGCCGCTCGCTGGAAACAGGCGTTGTTGCAATCTGTGAAGATGGCCGATGATCCAAAAATCAAATCAGGTACCCGCTACGACGCACTCAGAATGATTGCGATGCTTGATTTTAAATCATGCAAAGCACAATTAAAAAAATATCTCGCAAATTCTAAACAGGCTGAGTTACAGATGGGAGCCGTGAGTGGGCTGGGTGATATTGATTGCGAAGCATCAACGCTACTGTTGATCAATGCAGTACCGGAATTAAATCAAAGAAATCGTAAGCTTGCTCTCGAAGCGTTGCTCAGAACGGAGAATCGTGCGCGGGCCTTACTGAATGCAACTCAAATGCAAAAAATTACAGCAAAGATGATCGACGCTACTGTTCAGAAACTGTTGATAGAACATTCAAACGAAGAGATTCAAAAACAGGCAAAACAATTATTCGATTAA
- a CDS encoding XylR family transcriptional regulator — translation MPHRTPQVAIFIETSKTFGRGILQGISTYSRTHGPWSIFIDEWGPASSLPDWIKDWDGDGIIARVRSQQMADRLHQAGVPIVDTLQQISNSDLPGVYSDDIAIAALAFEHLHDRHLRHFAFVGVERSNWSLRRSIAFTDLVKRHGFECELYSPLSRRRFSESWNGGQEDLGDWLESLPKPVGLMAAHDLRALCVLDACSRRNIAVPEQVAVVGVDNDDVFCEAINPHLTSISHQSEQIGYEAASLLDHLMKGKTTPCSPLMLPPRTLVPRRSTDIIAVNDLAIASALEFIRRNACSKINVALISQHVNLTRRSLERRFMRLVGKTPHQLIAEERLRRAKQLLIDTDFTLERIASMAGFSSAAYLSVVIKAHENCTPTEFRHVANH, via the coding sequence ATGCCACACCGTACACCACAAGTAGCTATTTTTATCGAAACATCAAAAACATTTGGTCGTGGGATTCTACAAGGCATTTCGACCTATTCACGCACTCATGGACCCTGGTCTATTTTTATCGATGAGTGGGGACCTGCGAGTTCACTTCCCGATTGGATCAAGGATTGGGATGGAGATGGAATTATCGCCAGAGTTCGCTCACAACAGATGGCAGATCGCTTACATCAAGCTGGTGTTCCCATTGTTGACACACTGCAACAGATATCCAACTCTGACCTTCCCGGCGTCTATTCCGATGATATTGCTATCGCGGCATTAGCCTTTGAACACTTGCACGATCGTCACTTGAGACATTTTGCGTTTGTAGGTGTTGAAAGATCCAATTGGTCACTACGACGTAGTATCGCTTTTACCGATCTTGTAAAACGACACGGATTCGAATGTGAACTTTATTCACCACTTTCCCGCAGGCGTTTTTCCGAAAGTTGGAATGGAGGCCAGGAGGACCTGGGAGACTGGCTGGAATCACTTCCTAAACCTGTTGGTTTAATGGCTGCACATGATCTACGCGCGTTATGCGTTCTAGATGCCTGCAGTCGTCGAAACATTGCTGTTCCTGAACAGGTTGCCGTTGTTGGCGTAGATAATGATGATGTATTCTGTGAAGCGATTAACCCGCACCTCACCAGCATCTCTCATCAGTCAGAACAGATTGGCTACGAAGCTGCTTCGCTACTCGATCATTTAATGAAAGGAAAAACCACACCATGTTCTCCTTTGATGCTTCCCCCTAGAACTCTGGTTCCACGCAGATCGACCGACATCATCGCTGTGAACGATCTTGCAATTGCTTCTGCTTTGGAATTTATAAGGCGCAATGCATGCTCTAAAATAAACGTTGCTTTAATTTCGCAACACGTAAATCTTACAAGACGTTCTCTGGAACGACGTTTTATGCGGTTGGTTGGTAAAACACCGCATCAATTAATCGCGGAAGAGCGGCTTCGCCGAGCAAAACAACTTTTAATTGATACCGATTTTACTCTAGAAAGAATTGCATCAATGGCAGGGTTTTCGAGTGCTGCTTATTTGAGTGTTGTCATCAAAGCGCATGAAAATTGTACGCCGACTGAATTTCGCCATGTAGCAAATCATTAA
- a CDS encoding MarR family winged helix-turn-helix transcriptional regulator translates to MPHTNLRQELGKKQPFDSLEQEAVLNILRTSDIFHNQFGRLFREFGLTPSQYNVLRILRGEGKPMPSLEIADRMVQVVPAITGLIDRLQAQKLVNRKRCTADRRVVFIEITSKALELLKELDEPDRNLHRKLIGHLSSDELAELSRLLEKARTSLSSCKT, encoded by the coding sequence ATGCCACATACTAACTTGCGCCAAGAACTTGGAAAAAAACAACCTTTCGACTCCCTTGAACAGGAAGCCGTTCTGAATATTTTGCGAACAAGCGACATCTTTCATAATCAATTCGGAAGACTTTTTAGAGAGTTTGGCTTAACGCCTTCTCAATATAACGTACTTCGCATTCTGCGTGGGGAAGGCAAACCGATGCCTTCTCTGGAAATCGCTGATCGAATGGTACAAGTTGTCCCCGCAATCACCGGTCTGATAGACCGCCTCCAGGCTCAGAAACTTGTAAACCGAAAACGCTGTACTGCGGATCGACGGGTCGTATTTATTGAGATCACCTCTAAAGCATTGGAGCTGTTGAAAGAACTTGACGAACCTGACCGAAATTTACACCGTAAACTCATCGGACATTTAAGTTCGGATGAACTCGCTGAACTATCTCGGCTACTGGAAAAAGCACGTACCTCTTTGAGTTCCTGTAAAACCTAA